A portion of the Candida dubliniensis CD36 chromosome R, complete sequence genome contains these proteins:
- a CDS encoding aspartate aminotransferase, cytoplasmic, putative (Similar to S. cerevisiae AAT2) — MAPFAGIKELPPDPLFGLKARYNADSRTNKVDLGIGAYRDNNGKPWILPAVRQAEQKLINSPDYNHEYLSISGYAPFTESAAKVILGENSLAIKDKKIVSQQSLSGTGALHLAGVFIKQFYQGNHTIYLSQPTWANHKQIFEYIGFKVASYPYWNNDTKSLDLSGFLKTINSAPDGSVFLLHACAHNPTGLDPNQSQWDEILAALEKKKHFIIFDSAYQGFASGDLEKDAYPIRKAIDSKVITSPIIICQSFAKNVGMYGERVGAIHVIPSTVESNEPLNRAIKSQLNRIIRSELSNPPAYGSKIVATILNDPQLYSQWRKDLVTMSSRIGQMRNTLRSKLESLRTPGTWNHITDQTGMFSFTGLTPQMVERLEKHHGIYLVSSGRASVAGLNEHNVDQVAKAIDEVVRYFGKSKL, encoded by the coding sequence ATGGCTCCATTCGCAGGTATCAAAGAATTACCACCAGATCCATTGTTCGGGTTAAAGGCACGTTACAATGCTGATTCTCGTACAAATAAGGTTGATTTGGGGATTGGTGCTTACAGAGACAACAACGGGAAACCATGGATTTTGCCTGCTGTAAGACAAGCAGAACAGAAATTAATCAACTCACCTGATTACAACCATGAATATCTTTCCATCAGTGGATATGCTCCATTTACTGAAAGTGCTGCCAAAGTTATTTTGGGCGAAAACTCATTAGCTattaaagataaaaaaattgtatcACAACAAAGTTTATCAGGTACCGGTGCCTTGCATTTAGCTGGTGTTTTCATTAAACAGTTTTATCAAGGAAATCATACTATTTATTTGTCACAACCAACTTGGGCCAATCACAAACAGATTTTCGAGTACATTGGTTTCAAAGTTGCTAGTTACCCATATTGGAACAACGATACCAAGTCGTTGGACTTGAGTGGGTTTTTGAAAACCATTAACAGTGCTCCAGATGGTTCAGTGTTTTTGTTGCATGCATGTGCCCATAATCCTACAGGTTTAGATCCTAATCAAAGTCAATGGGACGAAATCTTGGCTGCCttggaaaaaaagaagcattttatcatttttgaCTCAGCATACCAAGGTTTTGCCAGTGGAGATTTGGAAAAAGATGCTTATCCGATTAGAAAGGCAATTGACTCTAAAGTTATCACGTCgccaattattatttgtcaATCGTTTGCCAAGAATGTTGGTATGTACGGAGAAAGAGTTGGTGCCATCCATGTGATACCATCGACTGTTGAATCTAACGAGCCATTGAATCGAGCTATAAAGTCTCAATTGAACAGAATCATACGTTCAGAACTTTCGAATCCTCCAGCATATGGTTCTAAAATTGTTGCCACCATATTAAATGATCCACAATTATATTCTCAATGGCGTAAAGATTTAGTCACAATGTCTTCTAGAATTGGTCAAATGAGAAATACATTGAGAAGCAAATTAGAAAGCTTGAGAACTCCAGGTACTTGGAACCATATAACTGATCAAACAGGTATGTTTTCATTTACTGGTTTAACCCCACAAATGGTTGAACGTTTGGAGAAACATCACGGTATCTATTTGGTCAGCAGTGGTAGAGCCTCTGTTGCTGGATTGAACGAACATAATGTCGACCAAGTGGCCAAGGCTATTGATGAAGTGGTCAGATATTTTGGTAAAAGTAAACTTTAG
- a CDS encoding subunit of TORC2 (Tor2p-Lst8p-Avo1-Avo2-Tsc11p-Bit61p), a membrane-associated complex that regulates actin cytoskeletal dynamics during polarized growth and cell wall integrity, putative (Similar to S. cerevisiae TSC11) — MDNIDLPLSSSSSIKLRSESERARSATLNSIDIAFHSVDRNRTGQQQHENDNTLLSTTSSPQSKSGKNQSRPPRPDIKRARSATMSMLQDNSSFHSIQNTESPTWLLSDLLSNLAVFKDKNEYSIVAKANDLVMLFQQHPNLKHDVQIKAVLPRIQFMLYHPVSEVRSSCYRIIRYLIVNYESLMILVQQKLLIYIIISLSNTRNVSVIEMEQSLKLIREFLTVDKGSDLLSVGVIKTLITIVEENGDSNNNGFGNINGNSDHEGIITKGIENIPEGFKNACLETICEITLLNPELICHSGGFKLIINSILDRPIEIGSTCLMIVLKLLDFENSRKFVRNGFDLDSLISIYSNLSDHDDETSLDNNSTRIRKTSNYKLQKISFLISTLLKNFNGIIAYSINDFTSIKNLLMNLQKKNTKVRESILDLLLDALMIQSFPWLKNSPIGDSITRYNELFNSGYQFKFEFKPLDDEFSKNILHHHQGLLALILIKNGIFKQLTQIIEENRGIDIPSHSIEHKRATMLLTNLYAMANNYLPAELIGEKSLLPDLSLCASFEIFNETRHEFRPTAEYNQHVKSSIKQLNIQAKYNIDDNAFKTMISNSKILAVKEFEDWNWQLLLTLIQGPLGNPKRFDEVLEKVPKFFKRLLSFYRPFKYRFSTVVLTKDKNSFKYINIGCQLIELFLSLDNGIKYLSKSKLLPQISEIVAQIDPFSGITSRDSILSEKRLETTASVGYLRFIGVLSSHSSGIRLLEQWQFFTLFLNIISSSTESETNNLFILTIFKYADFCIDSPFRNILEMATRVSNFKIKNYLLKHVLPRLIKTEECSLFTIRILVENLYSIGPSKKGNGDEDIVMKSIEILYQYYQEDNFLNLDTLIQYQPSIEILQRYLLGKKLLINFLRFPQGFKYLERLGYLEEKFNKLTQVQDFKYLYKINSIIQYQFFPHVFHANNGLNDDNGDVDDQLSIYFLKNLLSTEEGLNFFQFGKGKEFLDSILLSTEIIFQQISQDSKFHDIENQDDEEVRFLINAVKQNLWLIGNLALGEFGIQLLDPMYNNSLNANNNSIINIIIENFRTCSIWQIRGICFYVLGMIASTIEGIEILDEFNWVSCVDQYGNCKRLSYPKFGKLVEIFNIEMSNPYRDTRYYHIFNSIPLEVTEPNSSTINNDGDDGVEELAISDNTDKSTNANGGETEEDQVKVSLRRKIIVLITNLQAVLSKIVNKSIRELNKLRSIYPEVFNSDIELFLEIMKLIDKANFSYHQRSFILNLFLKKDTKILENLNKK; from the coding sequence ATGGATAACATTGATCTACCGCTAtcgtcttcttcatctATTAAACTACGTTCTGAAAGTGAACGCGCCAGAAGTGCCACCTTAAATTCTATAGATATAGCATTCCATTCTGTTGATCGAAATAGAACTGGTCAACAGCAACACGAAAATGACAATACATTACTTTCAACCACTTCATCACCACAATCAAAGTCAGGGAAAAATCAAAGCAGACCACCGCGTCCCGATATAAAGAGAGCTAGAAGTGCAACAATGTCAATGCTACAGGATAACTCAAGTTTCCACTCAATACAAAATACAGAGAGTCCAACTTGGCTACTAAGTGATCTATTGTCCAACTTGGCTGTATTTaaagataaaaatgaatacTCGATAGTTGCCAAGGCAAATGATCTAGTCATGCTATTCCAGCAACACCCCAACTTAAAACATGACGTACAAATCAAGGCTGTATTACCAAGAATACAATTTATGTTGTACCACCCAGTTTCGGAGGTTCGAAGTTCATGCTACAGGATAATTCGATACTTGATTGTTAACTACGAAAGTTTGATGATATTGGTACAACAGaagttattgatttatattattatcagtTTGTCAAATACACGAAATGTGTCGGTGATCGAAATGGAACAAAGCTTGAAATTGATTCGAGAATTTTTGACTGTTGATAAAGGTTCAGATCTATTGTCAGTTGGTGTCATTAAAACTTTAATTACTATAGTTGAAGAGAATGGCGATAGTAACAATAATGGGTTTGGAAATATAAATGGGAATAGTGATCATGAAGGAATTATAACAAAGGGGATAGAAAACATTCCAGAGGGTTTTAAAAATGCCTGTTTAGAAACCATTTGTGAGATAACATTATTGAATCCAGAACTAATTTGTCATTCAGGTGGATTCAAGctaattattaattcaattttggacagaccaattgaaattggatCAACCTGTTTGATGATTGTTTTGAAGTTATTAGATTTTGAGAATTCAAGAAAATTTGTTCGCAACGGATTCGATTTGGattcattgatttcaatttattcaaatttaagTGATCATGACGATGAGACCAGTCTTGACAATAATTCAACCAGGATACGAAAAACTTCCAATTATAAActtcaaaaaatttcatttttgatatcaactctattaaagaattttaaTGGAATAATTGCATACCTGATCAATGATTTCACAAGCATTAAAAATCTTCTTATGAACTTgcagaaaaagaataccAAAGTACGGGAATCAATCTTGGATTTGTTATTGGATGCATTGATGATCCAGAGCTTTCCttggttgaaaaattcaccTATTGGCGATTCAATAACGAGATACAATGAATTGTTTAACAGTGGTtatcaatttaaatttgaattcaaacCACTAGACGATGAATTCAGCAAAAACATATTACACCACCATCAGGGTCTTCTAGCATTGATACTTATCAAGAATGGCATCTTTAAACAGTTGACTCAAATAATCGAGGAAAACCGTGGTATAGACATTCCATCCCACAGCATTGAGCATAAACGAGCAACCATGCTCTTGACCAATTTGTATGCAATGGCAAACAACTATTTACCTGCGGAATTGATCGGGGAAAAACTGTTGCTCCCCGATTTATCTTTATGTGCttcatttgaaattttcaatgaaaCAAGACATGAATTTCGTCCTACAGCAGAATACAATCAACATGTGAAATCAAGCATTAAACAACTAAACATACAAGCAAAATACAacattgatgataatgcATTCAAAACTATGATTAGTAATAGCAAAATACTAGCAGTTAAAGAGTTTGAAGATTGGAACTGGCAATTGCTACTAACGTTAATACAGGGTCCTTTAGGGAATCCAAAAAGATTCGATGAAGTTTTAGAAAAAGTTcccaaatttttcaaaagattATTGTCATTTTATCGGCCATTTAAATATCGGTTTTCAACAGTGGTCCTAACCAAGGACAAAAATAGTTTTAAGTACATTAATATTGGTtgtcaattgattgaattatttttaagTCTAGACAATGGTATCAAATATCTAagcaaatcaaaattattaccaCAAATTTCTGAGATAGTTGCACAGATTGACCCATTTAGTGGGATAACCTCAAGGGACCTGATTTTAAGTGAAAAAAGACTTGAAACAACTGCATCAGTTGGATATTTAAGATTTATCGGTGTTTTAAGTAGTCATAGTCTGGGAATCAGATTGTTGGAACAATGGCAGTTTTTcacattatttttaaatataatatccTCAAGCACTGAATCAGAAACCAATAACTTGTTtattttaacaattttcaAGTATGCAGACTTTTGCATTGATTCCCCTTTTAGAAATATTCTAGAAATGGCAACTAGAGTAAGCAATTTTAAGATCAAGAACTATTTATTAAAGCATGTGTTGCCGCGATTGATTAAGACTGAAGAATGCAGTCTATTCACAATTAGAATTTTGGTTGAAAATTTGTATAGTATTGGTCCAAGTAAAAAGGGGAATGgtgatgaagatattgTCATGAAATCCattgaaatattatatcaatattatcagGAGGACAATTTTCTTAATTTGGATACATTAATTCAGTATCAACCACTGATTGAAATACTCCAAAGATATCTATTAGGTAAAAAGTTGTTGATCAACTTTTTAAGGTTTCCTCAAGGGTTCAAGTATTTGGAACGATTGGGATATTTAGAAGAGAAATTTAACAAATTGACACAAGTACAGGACTTCAAGTATCTTTACAAAATAAACTCGATAATTCAGTATCAGTTTTTCCCTCATGTATTTCATGCAAATAACGGTTTGAACGATGATAAtggtgatgttgatgatcaGCTTTcgatttattttttaaagaatttgttaTCTACCGAGGAGGGACTAAactttttccaatttggAAAAGGTAAAGAATTCCTAGActcaattttattatcaacagaaataatttttcaacaaatttccCAAGATTCAAAATTCCATGACATTGAAAATCAAGATGACGAAGAAGTTAGGTTTTTAATCAATGCTGTTAAACAAAACCTTTGGTTGATAGGAAATTTAGCCCTTGGAGAATTTGGCATTCAATTATTAGACCCAAtgtataataattcattaaatgccaataacaattcaataattaacATAATTATTGAGAATTTTAGAACTTGTTCAATTTGGCAAATAAGAGGCATTTGCTTTTATGTTTTAGGAATGATTGCTAGCACCATTGAAGGGATTGAGATTcttgatgaatttaattGGGTTAGTTGTGTTGATCAATATGGGAATTGCAAGAGACTATCGTACCCAAAATTTGGGAAATTGGttgaaattttcaacaTAGAGATGAGTAATCCCTATAGAGATACAAGATATTATCACATTTTTAATAGTATTCCATTAGAAGTGACTGAACCTAATTCAAGCACAATCAACAACGATGGAGATGATGGTGTTGAAGAATTAGCTATCAGTGACAATACCGATAAGTCTACTAACGCTAATGGTGGCGAAACAGAGGAAGATCAAGTTAAAGTTTCATTAAGACGTAAAATTATTGTCTTGATAACAAACTTGCAAGCAGTATTATCCAAGATTGTCAACAAATCGATTCGcgaattgaacaaattgagATCAATTTATCCTGAAGTATTCAATTCCGACATTGAACTATTTCttgaaataatgaaattaatcgATAAAGCGAACTTTTCATATCATCAGCGAAGCTTTATATTGAACTTGTTTCTAAAAAAAGATACTAAAATACTTGAGAActtgaacaaaaaatag
- a CDS encoding probable ATP-dependent helicase, putative, with the protein MSWFRRNKSTEESSTVDANSTPRKENRVQVPSSSPITINSSPTKESTIQQPSLTSKLISNEKERELEAKRQKIRQHKDFPLIRKKFNYLSESDILKAFVKCKGNARDINKYLETNFDRNEYLRKENEQRQKIIQQQEEMREKNRQLRFQQLVEQTSKSSTPEVEHGIITDDINGYEEEDESPVKAKKGRATVKIDDMSPTKPNAHESTKVSVKSKKSISDKYNRQSTLDKYARQFKPDKTSRLESLPKKRRLVRLSSLEDSSTPSSRSISPIPAPVGLAARFSYRETNTPNPLSDQSDVVEIGSSEDEEKEDELEMLERKILENRKRKRQNQIQQQKHKNDQGKVASAKAIITLSDDENDDIEELLDDDEEDGASDSLDEAADEEMDTGYTSIDQKVLEFINNASIEDLSDICGIDPSVAEVVISQRPFYSLDVIAENDFPLTEEDAAKSKRKKKKLGLKMIETTEGNLKGYKAVDSLIKQCAEYGDRLTEQMKSWGVSLTTEQGELDMVDLDPIEEQEVVDLDKEDDNVDEDIIVVKKRYLTMKYIKDKPALLADDVTLNNYQQVGINWLNLLYKNKLSCILADEMGLGKTCQVIAFMAHLKQAGERGPHLVVVPASTIENWLREFNKFCPDLSVRAYYGNQAEREELRYELQNDDEFEVLVTTYTLACGSPADAKFLKNQNFNVIVYDEGHLLKNSTSERYNKLMRLKGNFRLLLTGTPLQNNLKELVSLLSFMLPQLFNEKREELSSIFNQKSGTVTKENNDHNPLLAQQAIKNAKTMMAPFVLRRRKDQVLQHLPPKTSEVVHCAMTKDQARLYVDHFNNGKYVSSERQRRRTLPAETVAKLNRDDPIPTSSNVLMVLRKAALHPLLFRVIFDDSKLQEMSKAIMMEPEYATANQTYIFEDMQVMSDFELDRLCTQFPKTLSKWKLGDEKYLDSGKVIELGKILQQIINNKGEKVLIFSLFTQVLDILERVLSIFNYKFARLDGNTPVQERQDLIDLFNHDDNIHIFLISTKAGGVGINLVAANHVIMFDQSFNPHEDKQAEDRAHRVGQTKEVKVYRLISDETIEKNIFSVARNKLELDEKISTLESIVYN; encoded by the coding sequence atgaGTTGGTTTAGGAGAAATAAATCAACGGAGGAATCATCTACAGTTGATGCAAACTCAACACctagaaaagaaaaccgAGTTCAAGTCCcctcatcatcaccaataaCCATCAACTCATCACCAACTAAGGAATCTACAATTCAACAGCCATCATTGACTTCAAAGCTAATAAGCAATGAAAAGGAACGAGAATTGGAAGCTAAAAGGCAAAAGATTAGACAGCATAAAGATTTTCCGTTGATTCGGAAGAagtttaattatttatctGAAAGTGATATTTTGAAAGCATTTGTAAAATGCAAGGGGAATGCTAGAGACATTAACAAGTATTTGgaaacaaattttgataGAAACGAATACTTGAGGAAAGAGAATGAACAACGACAAAAGATCatccaacaacaagaagaaatgaGAGAAAAGAATCGACAATTGAGATTCCAACAACTCGTTGAACAAACAAGTAAAAGCAGCACCCCTGAAGTTGAGCATGGTATTATCACTGATGATATCAATGGATATgaggaagaagatgaaTCTCCTGTGAAAGCCAAGAAAGGAAGAGCGACAGTCAAAATAGACGACATGTCACCGACCAAACCAAATGCCCATGAATCTACAAAAGTAAGTGTTAAAAgcaaaaaatcaatcagCGACAAGTATAATAGACAGTCCACATTAGATAAGTATGCTAGACAATTTAAACCAGATAAAACCAGTAGATTAGAATCATTACCGAAAAAAAGACGGTTGGTGAGATTATCAAGCTTAGAAGACTCCTCGACTCCAAGTTCAAGATCGATATCGCCAATCCCCGCTCCTGTTGGATTAGCAGCTAGATTCAGTTATAGAGAAACCAATACTCCAAATCCACTTCTGGATCAATCTGATGTGGTAGAAATTGGAAGTagtgaagatgaagaaaaagaggaCGAATTAGAAATGTTGGAACGTAAGATTTTAGAAAATCGTAAAAGAAAGagacaaaatcaaattcagcAACAGAAACACAAGAACGATCAAGGGAAGGTAGCTAGTGCTAAAGCGATTATTACCCTTAGTGATGATGAGAATGACGATATCGAGGAGTTACTAGATGATGACGAAGAGGACGGTGCCAGTGATTCGTTGGATGAAGCCGCAGATGAAGAAATGGATACCGGGTACACTTCTATAGATCAGAAAGTTTTggaattcatcaataatgcATCTATTGAAGATTTATCAGACATTTGTGGAATCGATCCAAGTGTGGCTGAAGTTGTCATTTCACAAAGACCATTCTATTCCTTGGATGTCATTGCTGAAAATGATTTCCCCTTGACCGAGGAAGATGCTGCTAAAAgcaagagaaagaaaaagaagttgGGGTTGAAAATGATTGAAACAACAGAAGGCAATCTCAAAGGGTACAAGGCAGTGGATTCTTTGATCAAACAATGTGCCGAATATGGAGATAGACTAACTGAACAAATGAAGTCATGGGGGGTGTCTTTAACCACTGAGCAAGGTGAATTAGACATGGTAGACTTGGATCCCATTGAAGAGCAAGAAGTCGTTGATCTCGATAAGGAAGATGACAAcgttgatgaagatattaTTGTGGTTAAAAAAAGATACTTGACCATGAAATATATCAAGGATAAACCAGCTTTGTTAGCAGATGATGTGACATTGAATAATTACCAACAGGTGGGTATCAACTGGCTCAATCTTTTATACAAAAACAAGTTGTCGTGTATCTTGGCGGACGAGATGGGTCTTGGTAAAACTTGTCAAGTTATTGCATTTATGGCACATTTGAAACAAGCTGGAGAACGGGGTCCACATTTGGTGGTAGTGCCGGCATCGACAATTGAGAATTGGCTACGtgaattcaataaattttgtCCTGACCTACTGGTTAGAGCGTATTATGGCAATCAAGCAGAACGAGAAGAACTTCGTTACGAATTACAGAATGATGATGAGTTTGAAGTTTTGGTGACAACGTATACCTTGGCATGTGGTAGTCCTGCTGATGCTAAATTTTTGAAGAACCAAAATTTTAATGTAATAGTTTATGACGAAGGTCACTTGTTGAAAAACTCAACATCAGAAAGGTATAATAAACTCATGAGGTTAAAAGGTAATTttagattattattgacGGGTACTCCATTACAgaataatttaaaagaattggttTCGTTGTTGTCATTTATGTTGCCACAATTGTTTAATGAAAAGAGGGAAGAGTTATCTTCTatttttaatcaaaaatcGGGGACAGTTACCAAAGAGAATAATGACCACAACCCATTGTTGGCGCAGCAGGCAATTAAAAATGCCAAGACCATGATGGCCCCATTTGTCTTGAGGCGTCGTAAAGATCAAGTTTTGCAGCATCTACCACCCAAAACCCTGGAAGTCGTTCATTGTGCCATGACTAAAGACCAAGCAAGGCTATATGTAGATCATTTCAATAATGGGAAATATGTGAGTTCAGAAAGACAGAGAAGAAGAACGCTACCAGCAGAGACAGTAGCTAAATTGAATAGAGATGATCCAATACCAACATCCTCCAATGTGTTGATGGTACTTCGTAAGGCAGCATTGCATCCATTGTTGTTCAGAGTAATTTTTGACGACTCAAAATTACAGGAAATGAGTAAAGCAATCATGATGGAACCAGAATATGCTACAGCTAACCAAACGTATATTTTTGAGGATATGCAAGTAATGTCAGATTTTGAATTGGACCGTTTGTGCACCCAATTTCCCAAAACATTAAGCAAATGGAAGTTAGGAGACGAAAAATACTTGGACAGTGGCAAGGTTATTGAATTGGGGAaaattttgcaacaaatcatcaacaacaaaggagaaaaagttttgattttttctttatttacCCAAGTTTTAGATATTTTGGAAAGAGTATTGtcaatattcaattataaatttgcGAGACTAGATGGGAATACTCCAGTCCAGGAAAGACAAGATTTGATTGATCTTTTCAATCATGACGATAACATACatattttcttgatttctACCAAAGCTGGTGGTGTCGGGATCAATTTAGTAGCAGCCAATCATGTCATTATGTTTGATCAATCGTTTAACCCACACGAAGATAAACAAGCAGAGGATCGTGCCCATAGAGTTGGACAAACCAAAGAAGTGAAAGTTTATCGATTAATTAGTGATGAGACAATCGAGAAGAATATTTTCTCAGTGGCTAGAAACAAATTAGAGTTGGATGAAAAGATTTCAACATTAGAGTCAATAGTTTATAATTAG
- a CDS encoding endosomal protein precursor, putative (Similar to S. cerevisiae EMP24) — MKSLFVSLFLFFISSISAHNVLIAPYGKQCFYESLNKNDELAISFQVGSRNPYNSEQYTIDFYINSPQGQTILKKTELDHGDETITATSSGKYSYCFSNERTGVVDLDVSFNIHGVVYVDVNDPKSGTLDYAIQRLSQLTDDVRAEQGYLVIRERTHRNTAESTNSRVKWWSVFQIFVVAANSVFQIYYLRRFFEVQSVV, encoded by the coding sequence ATGAAGTCATTATTTGTTtcactttttcttttttttatatcatcaatttcagcCCATAATGTGTTGATTGCTCCATATGGTAAACAATGTTTTTATGAatcattaaacaaaaatgatGAGTTGGCAATCAGTTTCCAAGTTGGGTCACGTAATCCTTATAATTCCGAGCAATATACCATTGATTTTTATATCAATTCACCTCAAGGACAAACCattttaaagaaaaccGAGTTAGACCATGGTGACGAAACTATTACAGCTACATCAAGTGGGAAATATTCGTATTGTTTCAGCAATGAAAGAACtggtgttgttgatttggatGTCAGTTTCAATATCCACGGGGTCGTTTATGTCGATGTCAACGATCCAAAACTGGGAACTTTAGACTACGCTATCCAAAGATTGAGCCAATTGACCGATGATGTCAGGGCAGAACAAGGATACCTCGTAATCAGAGAAAGAACTCACAGAAACACTGCAGAATCTACTAATTCAAGAGTCAAATGGTGGTCAGTCTTTCAaatctttgttgttgctgccAACTCTGTTTTCCAAATCTATTACTTGAGAAGATTTTTCGAAGTACAATCGGTTGTATAG
- a CDS encoding serine/threonine-protein phosphatase, putative (Similar to S. cerevisiae GLC7) produces the protein MSNNIDDDSISVDNIVDRLLEVRGSRPGKQVTLTENEIRFLCTKAREIFIQQPILLELEAPIKICGDIHGQYYDLLRLFEYGGFPPEANYLFLGDYVDRGKQSLETICLLLAYKIKYPENFFILRGNHECASINRIYGFYDECKRRFNIKLWKTFTDCFNCLPIAAIIDEKIFTMHGGLSPDLNSMEQIRRVMRPTDIPDVGLLCDLLWSDPDKDITGWSENDRGVSFTFGPDVVSRFLQKHDMDLICRAHQVVEDGYEFFSKRQLVTLFSAPNYCGEFDNAGAMMSVDESLLCSFQILKPADKKPRYAPANVANNRPGANQRKPKKTVK, from the coding sequence ATGTCAAACAACATCGACGACGATTCCATCTCTGTTGACAATATTGTCGACCGTCTTTTGGAGGTGAGAGGATCGAGACCTGGAAAACAAGTTACATTAACCGAAAATGAGATTAGATTCCTTTGTACTAAAGCCCGTGAAATTTTCATCCAGCAACCTATTCTTTTAGAATTAGAAGCACCAATCAAGATTTGTGGTGATATCCACGGACAGTATTACGATCTACTCCGTTTATTCGAATATGGTGGCTTCCCCCCTGAGGccaattatttatttttgggGGACTACGTTGATCGTGGTAAACAATCATTAGAAACAATTTGCCTTTTACTTGCCTACAAGATCAAATATCCAGAAAACTTTTTCATTCTTCGTGGTAACCATGAATGTGCCAGTATCAACCGTATCTATGGATTTTACGATGAATGTAAAAGAAGATTCAACATAAAGTTATGGAAGACATTCACagattgttttaattgtcTTCCAATTGCTGCCATAATTGacgaaaaaattttcacaATGCATGGAGGTTTGTCTCCAGACTTGAACTCTATGGAACAAATCAGAAGAGTGATGAGACCAACCGATATTCCTGATGTCGGGTTGTTGTGTGATTTATTATGGTCAGACCCCGATAAGGATATCACTGGATGGTCAGAAAATGACCGTGGTGTGTCGTTCACTTTTGGACCGGATGTTGTGTCTCGATTTTTACAAAAGCATGATATGGACTTGATCTGTCGTGCCCATCAAGTTGTTGAAGACGGATACGAGTTTTTCAGCAAACGACAATTGGTGACATTGTTTTCGGCACCAAACTATTGTGGTGAATTCGATAATGCTGGTGCCATGATGTCAGTTGATGAAAGTTTGTTATGTTCATTCCAAATTTTGAAACCAGCAGACAAGAAACCAAGATACGCCCCAGCAAATGTGGCAAACAACCGACCAGGAGCCaatcaaagaaaaccaAAGAAGACTGTGAAATAA
- a CDS encoding 40S ribosomal protein S27 (Similar to S. cerevisiae RPS27B;~nearly identical to Rps27Ap and has similarity to rat S27 ribosomal protein;~spliced gene), with the protein MVLVQDLLHPSPATEAKQHKLKTLVQQPRSFFMDVKCQGCLNITTVFSHAQTAVTCDSCSTVLCTPTGGKAKLTEGCSFRRK; encoded by the exons ATG GTTTTAGTTCAAGATTTATTACATCCATCTCCAGCCACTGAAGCTAAACAACACAAATTGAAGACTTTAGTTCAACAACCAAGATCTTTCTTTATGGACGTTAAATGTCAAGGATGTCTTAATATCACCACTGTTTTCAGTCACGCTCAAACTGCTGTCACTTGTGACTCTTGTTCTACTGTTTTGTGTACTCCAACTGGTGGTAAAGCTAAATTGACTGAAGGTTGTTCATTCAGAAGAAAGTAA